A genomic region of Pyrus communis chromosome 14, drPyrComm1.1, whole genome shotgun sequence contains the following coding sequences:
- the LOC137715706 gene encoding RNA demethylase ALKBH10B-like — protein MAMAVGPAASPTDGAAPVLGPAMMPMQAPVTMVSDQLAKDAIIGWYRGEFAAANAIIDSLCGHLTQLSGGGGAEYASVFAAIHRRRINWIPVLQMQKYHSIADVMVELRNVGPKKVRVERCVENGDVLRAEENCKSDEVKSCLEADKGKDSDEKVAESNGIVAADDVAEEEASPDSEITDSGSQEAQLNSVNNEICSNHDECEERRTQIKLTKGFSAKELVRGRMVNVVKGLKLYEDIFTDTELCKLTDFVNDLHAAGLNGELSGETFILFNKQVKGNRRELIQFGVPIFGQIKEDTTNNIGPIPALLEDVIDHFVLWQLIPEYKRPNGCIINFFDEGEYSQPFLKPPHLDQPIATLLLSESAMAFGRTLLSDNDGNYKGPLMLSLKQGSLLVMRGNSADMSRHVMCPSPNRRVSITFFRVRVDSNQFQSPQSPTHNGAMTLWQPGMVSPYAVPDGAALNGYEAMDVMPKWGVVMLTPVRPMVTSPQKVPQSGTGVFLPWTRGSRKSAKHLPPRAQKGRLMALPSPAETHVAESTSEPGISV, from the exons ATGGCGATGGCGGTTGGGCCAGCTGCGTCGCCGACTGATGGAGCCGCGCCAGTGTTGGGACCCGCAATGATGCCGATGCAGGCTCCGGTGACTATGGTATCTGACCAGCTGGCGAAGGACGCAATTATCGGGTGGTACAGAGGAGAGTTCGCGGCGGCAAACGCAATCATCGATTCCCTCTGCGGCCACCTGACTCAGCTTAGCGGGGGAGGTGGCGCCGAGTACGCCTCTGTTTTCGCAGCCATACACCGGAGAAGGATCAATTGGATCCCGGTGCTCCAGATGCAAAAGTACCACTCCATTGCCGATGTGATGGTGGAGCTCCGAAACGTCGGGCCGAAGAAGGTAAGGGTGGAAAGGTGCGTGGAGAACGGCGACGTTTTGAGAGCAGAAGAAAATTGCAAGAGCGACGAGGTTAAGTCGTGTTTGGAGGCGGACAAAGGCAAGGATAGTGACGAGAAGGTGGCGGAGAGTAATGGAATTGTCGCCGCCGATGACGTTGCGGAAGAAGAGGCGTCGCCGGATAGCGAGATTACTGATTCAG GTTCACAAGAAGCGCAGCTCAATTCAGTAAACAACGAGATATGCTCTAATCATGACGAGTGTGAGGAGCGTCGTACCCAGATCAAATTGACTAAAGGTTTCTCAGCAAAGGAGTTGGTCAGAGGGCGTATG GTGAATGTTGTGAAAGGGTTAAAGCTATACGAGGACATATTCACTGACACCGAACTCTGCAAATTGACTGACTTCGTAAATGATCTCCACGCGGCTGGACTTAATGGAGAGCTTTCAG GCGAGACCTTCATTTTGTTCAACAAGCAGGTTAAGGGAAACAGGAGAGAGCTGATTCAGTTTGGTGTTCCAATTTTCGGGCAGATCAAGGAGGACACTACAA aCAATATAGGGCCGATTCCAGCTCTTCTCGAAGATGTGATTGATCACTTTGTACTATGGCAGTTAATTCCGGAGTATAAACGACCGAATGGTTGCATCATCAACTTCTTTGATGAG GGAGAATATTCACAGCCATTCCTGAAACCACCCCATTTGGACCAGCCCATCGCCACTCTTCTCCTCTCTGAATCAGCAATGGCTTTCGGGCGCACCCTTCTGAGTGATAATGATGGGAACTACAAGGGACCGCTGATGCTATCGCTGAAACAAGG GTCCCTTTTAGTCATGAGGGGAAACAGTGCTGACATGTCACGACACGTGATGTGTCCATCTCCAAACAGAAGGGTGAGCATCACATTCTTCAGAGTCCGAGTAGACTCCAACCAGTTCCAGTCTCCCCAAAGTCCAACCCACAATGGTGCCATGACTCTATGGCAACCTGGGATGGTGAGCCCATACGCGGTGCCAGATGGAGCAGCTCTCAATGGTTATGAGGCAATGGATGTGATGCCCAAATGGGGTGTAGTCATGCTAACCCCCGTTCGTCCTATGGTAACAAGCCCTCAAAAAGTTCCTCAAAGTGGTACCGGGGTTTTCTTGCCCTGGACCAGGGGGTCAAGAAAATCAGCAAAGCATCTTCCACCTCGCGCCCAAAAGGGACGGCTTATGGCACTCCCTTCCCCAGCAGAAACACATGTGGCAGAGTCCACTTCTGAGCCCGGCATCAGTGTCTAA